The window TGCGGATGATGGATCGGATCGCTCGCTCTGTAGAAGCAGACGACAGTTACCAGACCAACATGCGCGAGCATTACCCCAAGCCCGACGAGACCACCGCCGATGCGGTCTCGCTGGGAGCCTGCCAGATGGCCTTCAACCTGAACGCCAACCTGATCGTCACCTTCACCTCCTCGGGTACGACGGCGATGAGGGTGTCGAGGAACAGACCCGCATCGCCGATACTGGCCATCACGCCCAGTGAACGCGCTTTCCGGCAGATGAGCGTCGTGTGGGGGGTCATCCCCCACCGCAGCAACGAGATCCACTCGACGGACGAGATGGTCACGGTCGCGAGCCAGGCGATAAAGGAGCTCGGACTGGGCCTGGTGGACAGCCGTTTCGTCATAACCGCTGGAGTTCCGTTCGGGATGCGCGGCACGACGAATCTCATCCGCGTGGAGAAGATGCAGTAGAAGAGGCGGCACCCTACGGGAACCGCCTCCGCCCATCGTTCGGGTGAGGATTACTCCTCCGGCAGAACCTTTACCTGCAGGTCGATCTGCACGTCGGGGTGCGGCTTGTAGGGGATGGTGTACTCCCCGATGGTTTTGATCGGCTCGGGGAGGTCGATCTTCCGGCGTTCGATCTCTACGTCGTAGGCGGCCTGAACCGCTTCGGCGATGTCACGGTTGCCGACCGAGCCGTAGATGCGCTCTTCCCCGGCCTTGACCCGGATCTCGATGACGGCATCAGCGAGCATCTCCTTGAGACGCTCGGCGTCGCCCTTCTGCTCCGAAAGCTGGCGGGCGCGCTGGGCGAGCCGGGCCTCGAGCTCGGCGCGGTTCGACCTGGTAGCCGGCAACGCCAGACCTTGAGGGATCAGGAAGTTGCGGGCGTGCCCGGGCCGGACCTTGACCATCTCGCCCGCATCGCCCAACTTTTCGACGGGCTCGAGCAGGATGACGTTCATCTGCGGACCAACTTCTCCGTGATCGGAATGATCGCTAGCGTGCGGGCACGTTTGATCGTAGTAGCGAGCCTGCGCTGGTGCTTGGCACACGTGCCGGTACGGCGACGGGGCAGGATCTTGGCGGTATCGCTGATGAAGCGGCGCAGCATCCTGCCGTCGTGGTATGCGGTGATCTCGAGGTCGCCGGTGCAGAACTGGCATACCTTCGGACGACGACCCCTGCGGCCGCCTCCGCGTTTGTCACGGCCGCCCTTGCGGCTGTCTCTTCCTCTATCTCTTGCCATCTAGAAGGGTAGATCCTCTTCCGGTGGAAACTCTTCGTCTATATCAAGCTGACTCGCCTGGGCGCGCGAAGCCACGGGCTCCGGGCGGGTACCGGCTCCACCAACACCGGGACCACGGGTCAGGAACTCGACGCGCGACCCTTCGATGCGCGTCGTGTATCTGCGATTACCTTCTTTGTCCGTCCAGGAATCGTTCACCAGGCGGCCGATCACGAAGACCGGATCACCCTTGGCCAGCTCTCCGCAGGCCTCGGCCAACTCGCGCCAAACGTTCACGTCGACGTAGTGTGTGCGCTCCTGATCGGCGCCGCTCTTGTCGCGGAATCGTTCATTGACGGCGACACTGAAGCGCGTGACAGCGCTTCCCGAAGGGGTGTAACGGAGTTCGGCATCACGGGTTAGGTTGCCGATGATCATCACCTCGTTGAGGGCATTGCGAAGGCGCTGCTGCCCCCTCGCGTCCTCGACGGTGGCGCTGTCTCTGCGCGGACCGAAACCCATCACCTCGACCCGGTTCGCCTTGACGTCGAGCGCGCTGCGGCGCTGACCTTCCTGGCTTTCCCACGAGCGGTAGTCGAGCCGTCCTTCGACGAGAACGGGCATTCCGGCTTCGAGCTGGTTCGCCAGAGACTCGGCTTGAGCACCGAACACGGTTACCCGGTGATACCAGGCAAGCTCACGTGGCTGGTCGTCATCCCCGATGACGTGGTCGTTGCCGGCCAGGTTCATCTCGAGGATGGCAAGGCCACCCGGGGTGTAACGCAACTCCGGAGCCTGGGTAA of the Trueperaceae bacterium genome contains:
- a CDS encoding single-stranded DNA-binding protein encodes the protein MARGLNYIYLAGTLTQAPELRYTPGGLAILEMNLAGNDHVIGDDDQPRELAWYHRVTVFGAQAESLANQLEAGMPVLVEGRLDYRSWESQEGQRRSALDVKANRVEVMGFGPRRDSATVEDARGQQRLRNALNEVMIIGNLTRDAELRYTPSGSAVTRFSVAVNERFRDKSGADQERTHYVDVNVWRELAEACGELAKGDPVFVIGRLVNDSWTDKEGNRRYTTRIEGSRVEFLTRGPGVGGAGTRPEPVASRAQASQLDIDEEFPPEEDLPF
- the rplI gene encoding 50S ribosomal protein L9, giving the protein MNVILLEPVEKLGDAGEMVKVRPGHARNFLIPQGLALPATRSNRAELEARLAQRARQLSEQKGDAERLKEMLADAVIEIRVKAGEERIYGSVGNRDIAEAVQAAYDVEIERRKIDLPEPIKTIGEYTIPYKPHPDVQIDLQVKVLPEE
- the rpsR gene encoding 30S ribosomal protein S18, which gives rise to MARDRGRDSRKGGRDKRGGGRRGRRPKVCQFCTGDLEITAYHDGRMLRRFISDTAKILPRRRTGTCAKHQRRLATTIKRARTLAIIPITEKLVRR